A DNA window from Pseudomonas tohonis contains the following coding sequences:
- a CDS encoding NCS2 family permease, protein MESTKQQEQGTYAASPPAKGLLERLFKLTEHRTTVRTELAAGLTTFITMAYIIFVNPNIMADAGIDHGAAFVATCLAAAFGCFLMGLYANWPVGLAPGMGLNAFFTYTVVNTMGYSWQIALGAVFLSGVLFMILTFSRIREWLLNSIPSSLRFAMGAGVGLFLGLIGLKTAGIVVPNSSTLVHIGDLTSPAPLLAAICFLMIAVLEYRRVFGGILISILTVTLIGVGLGIVKFGGVFSMPPSLAPTFMAMDITGAFDVTMISVILAFLFVHMFDTAGTLMGVAQRANLVKEDGRIENLSKAMKADSASSVFGGVLGVPPVTSYVESAAGVAAGGRTGLTAVTVGILFVAAMFFAPLAGMIPAYATSGALIYVAMLMMGGMAHIDWDEHTETIPAIVTVIMMPLTFSVADGIALGFVTYVVMKACTGKYREVSPSLYALCAIFVAKFIFL, encoded by the coding sequence GTGGAAAGCACCAAACAACAAGAACAAGGAACGTACGCTGCCAGCCCCCCCGCCAAAGGCCTGCTTGAACGCCTCTTCAAGCTGACCGAACACCGCACCACCGTGAGAACCGAACTGGCCGCCGGCCTCACCACTTTCATCACCATGGCCTACATCATCTTCGTCAACCCCAACATCATGGCGGACGCCGGCATCGATCACGGTGCGGCCTTCGTGGCCACCTGCCTGGCCGCGGCCTTCGGCTGCTTCCTGATGGGCCTGTACGCCAACTGGCCGGTGGGCCTGGCACCCGGCATGGGCCTCAACGCCTTCTTCACCTACACCGTGGTCAACACCATGGGCTACAGCTGGCAGATCGCCCTCGGCGCGGTGTTCCTGTCCGGCGTGCTGTTCATGATCCTGACCTTCTCGCGCATCCGGGAATGGCTGCTCAACAGCATCCCCAGCAGCCTTCGATTCGCCATGGGCGCGGGGGTCGGATTGTTCCTCGGGCTCATCGGCCTGAAGACCGCCGGCATCGTGGTACCGAACTCCAGCACCCTGGTGCACATCGGTGACCTCACCTCCCCCGCACCGCTGCTGGCCGCGATCTGCTTCCTGATGATCGCCGTGCTGGAATACCGTCGCGTGTTCGGCGGCATCCTGATCAGCATCCTCACCGTCACCCTGATCGGCGTCGGCCTGGGCATCGTCAAGTTCGGCGGCGTCTTCTCCATGCCGCCGAGCCTGGCCCCGACCTTCATGGCCATGGACATCACCGGCGCGTTCGACGTGACCATGATCAGCGTGATCCTGGCCTTCCTCTTCGTGCACATGTTCGACACCGCCGGCACCCTGATGGGCGTGGCCCAGCGCGCGAACCTGGTGAAGGAGGACGGCCGCATCGAGAACCTGTCGAAGGCCATGAAGGCCGATAGCGCCTCCAGCGTGTTCGGCGGCGTGCTCGGCGTACCGCCGGTCACCAGCTACGTGGAAAGCGCCGCGGGCGTCGCCGCCGGTGGCCGCACTGGTCTGACCGCCGTCACCGTCGGCATCCTCTTCGTCGCCGCGATGTTCTTCGCCCCGCTGGCCGGCATGATCCCCGCCTACGCCACCTCGGGCGCACTGATTTACGTCGCCATGCTGATGATGGGCGGCATGGCCCATATCGACTGGGACGAGCACACCGAAACCATCCCCGCGATCGTCACCGTCATCATGATGCCGCTGACCTTCTCGGTCGCCGACGGCATCGCCCTGGGCTTCGTGACCTACGTGGTGATGAAGGCCTGCACCGGCAAATACCGCGAGGTATCGCCCAGCCTGTATGCACTTTGCGCCATCTTCGTCGCCAAGTTCATTTTCCTGTAA
- a CDS encoding LysE family translocator: MSLETWLLFSSAALVVILIPGPLSLLMVSNSLNYGIRRSLPAFLGGVSAATGLLAASALGLGALLLASEQLFSLLKLVGALYLFYLAWQSWKQSRNAAKPVAAEEQPVNPGFHALYWKAFGLAASNPKDILFFAAFLPQFISADRPLLGQLSVMIATWAVLDLACKLFYGLSAHAAARYLRSGEGQTWFNRVSAGLFGAAGTAALISR; this comes from the coding sequence ATGAGCCTGGAAACCTGGCTGCTGTTCAGCAGCGCCGCGCTGGTGGTGATCCTCATCCCCGGCCCCCTGTCCCTGCTGATGGTCAGCAACAGCCTCAACTACGGCATCCGCCGCTCGCTGCCCGCCTTCCTCGGCGGCGTCAGCGCCGCCACCGGCCTGCTCGCCGCCTCCGCACTTGGCCTCGGCGCCTTGCTACTGGCCTCCGAGCAGCTGTTCAGCCTGCTCAAGCTCGTCGGCGCGCTCTACCTCTTCTACCTCGCCTGGCAAAGCTGGAAGCAATCGCGCAACGCTGCCAAACCGGTGGCGGCCGAGGAACAACCGGTCAACCCCGGCTTCCACGCCCTCTACTGGAAAGCCTTCGGCCTCGCCGCCAGCAACCCCAAGGACATCCTCTTCTTCGCCGCCTTCCTGCCCCAATTCATCAGCGCCGACCGCCCGCTGCTGGGCCAACTCTCGGTGATGATCGCCACCTGGGCCGTGCTGGACCTCGCCTGCAAGCTCTTCTACGGCCTCAGCGCCCACGCCGCCGCCCGCTACCTGCGCTCCGGCGAAGGCCAGACCTGGTTCAACCGCGTCAGCGCCGGGCTGTTCGGTGCGGCGGGCACGGCGGCGTTGATATCCCGCTGA
- a CDS encoding DUF637 domain-containing protein, with product MDVRSPFFQNIATVLVGVMFLNPIVSTAADLAVDAAAGGNTSIGSAGNGVPVVNIATPNANGLSHNRFTDYNVGQQGLILNNATDKLQNTQLGGYIIGNANLNGRAAGLILNEVSGGSPSQLKGYTEVAGQGAHVIVANPHGITCDGCGFINTPKVTLSTGKPVVENGRLDRYDVDGGAIAIEGAGLNAGNVDQFELITRSAQINAELHARQLALVTGRNEVDAATLAATAKAADGSAQPQLAIDSSALGGMYAGAIRLVGTEQGVGVKLAGDMAASGGDIQIDANGKLTLARTAASGDIALKATDIDLTRGAYAGGKARVTSAGTVEVKESLAAAGDLNLNAARIDNQGHLEAGVRADGSANTASVLDIQGGTLANRGQVLAQGSLTTDLTTLDNQGAQLVAAGSAQVKAQTLHNQGGQLIGRQDLTVDGRQLDNSGGTLAANQALTVTVTDEVKNLGDGLILSKAGGLTLSTAVLDNQGGTLQADSGELKATASTRLDNRSGKVLTGDGTLTLAAGELHNQQGRLHAQGGALKATVDSLGNGQGRIQGDSVELTSSTRLDNGQGQIVATQGDLEIKRGEVINDGGQLLAKQAVKVDADSLRNQGGTLGGDSASLKLAGKLANDGGLIEAGKTLNLDLGSASNAGGKLRALGSTGSSTFAIGGRFDNDGGLVEIGNAGFTLTSASLSNQQGTLRHVGTQGFALSLADAGQAGGSFITNGVLSLDVADWTNSSLLQAQRLDLKVGTFTQTASGKLVSIDDITASGGDWTNDGAIETEGRLQLALSGRYQGNGSLKSLGDLTLSAASAELGQGAQLRSGGKGEFRLGSSLVNAGTISTVGDALLIVASLDNRGTLGAAQKLRIEAPTLLNQGLVFSGADMALRANSLTNLKGDLYSLGALSAARDDANGQMALLENRSGGIESSGDMTLRAATLTNRKELFTPGKTLVAGSISVVCYDCSGDHHNVDYVATERFENSVLEDSAASRIHSGGSLDIQGGVIANRYSSLSATGNIGIQGTSLENTGAASGIIERVRRFNTGRVTDGTDERFRDNYINPYNAQPMPKEVPSALYSWALTSDIETRTPTGVGSPAIIQAGGNVSIPATQPITNDSVLANQAPQGGNAQSLDSQVGLTSQPLVVQLNAQLAPDPNQQAVNPLTLPGFGLPQGQNGLFHVNEGPGHRYLVETRAEFANLKSFLSSDYMLSRLGFDADQAQKRLGDGLYEQRLIREAIVARTGKRFIDGLASDEAQFKYLMDNAIASKEALNLAPGVGLSAEQVAALTHDIVWMQEQEVNGEKVLVPVLYLAQAKDRLAPSGALIQGRDVALISGTTLTNSGTLRASNNLQASALNVSNSGLMQAGERLSLLATDSIRNARGGLINGKDVSAIALTGDITNERTISQDARSGRNFSQLTSVVDKAAGIEASNSLNLSAGKDIQNIGGSLKAGGNATLKAGNDLVIASAAEENGSMRQDKRHFWSNSSTTQHGSDVQIGGNLQASAGQDLAVIASTVKAGGDVSLEAERDVTIAAAADETSSEYRYKRSGKKINKEDSTIRQQAAVIEAGGDLDIEAGGNLLVSASKLKAGDEAYLYAGEQLALTAGQDSDYHLYDMKKKGAFGAKKTQRDEVTDIRNVGTSIITGGDLTLASEGDQLYQRAHLESGGNLTLESGGAITFEAVKDMHQESHEKSKSSFVWNSMEGKGKTDETVLQSQLIAQGEIAIKAVDGLKIDIKEINQQSVSQTVDAMVAADPQLAWLKDVEQRGDVDWRRVKEIHDSFKYSHSGLGGGAAIIIAIIVAYFTAGAASGLIGSAAGATAGSGSAMAAAGTAVGSAGAGWANVALTSVVTSAAGSAAVSTINNRGNLGAVVKDITSKDAMKGYVVTGVTAGLTAGVYDKWTSTNTAPTTTNGVPGNTGLTLNSGQVSGVALNTWSGVGKFAANQALQNGTSALVNKALGQDVSLNNVLQSTLSSTFMAAGFKWVGDFSDANHLSEGGLAKIGLHAVMGGLAAEAAGGDFKTGALAAGANEALVGLLAEQYSQMTLEERGRLLVMNSQVLGVLTAAAQGGDEKAMQIGSAVAANSTQYNFLGHQSRELRDKLRKEVEQNSSLDAARMLIALEKADQQSDALLNKYVLDQNSLSASERNTLAAYLKVYAYEQMQKYGKETASRLVNALLTEGNRMVDYDRLYAGLSSDKSKEAELSREDGKNWYEKTFWQRDTSKNEEIYAKANGLLREQAERQGEANIGQPALYVLTGPLGAAIRAASVVNGVYQLDYGVEQALDGDAWNAAGNIVFGALGVAALGFPAKPAGGVKGTPEWAASEGAYSGALSGEYASGKITVNGKVVGGIDEFSVGPDPKAIGSSGASAVSVGASNKIDPKHLELVTVHPNAHSIARHGGSVTDDQLMHRALTGVAPDGHVKVANGRTVLPPMSSAFYSDQLLIKADQAVRNDGALQAVIARNPGQTIVTVKPTDVGDLGISLGRGFERIAGSRLNSDLQGAPRMVGDLRSVQATYELNPVTKKWETITIFPSR from the coding sequence ATGGACGTTCGCAGCCCCTTCTTCCAGAACATCGCCACCGTCCTCGTCGGCGTGATGTTCCTCAACCCCATCGTCTCCACCGCCGCTGATCTCGCGGTGGACGCGGCCGCCGGTGGCAACACCAGCATCGGCAGCGCCGGCAACGGCGTGCCGGTGGTCAACATCGCCACGCCCAACGCCAACGGCCTGTCCCACAACCGCTTCACCGACTACAACGTCGGCCAGCAGGGGCTGATCCTCAACAACGCCACCGACAAGCTGCAGAACACCCAGCTCGGCGGCTACATCATCGGCAACGCCAACCTCAACGGCCGCGCCGCCGGCCTCATCCTCAACGAGGTCAGCGGTGGCAGCCCCAGCCAGCTCAAGGGCTACACCGAGGTGGCCGGGCAGGGCGCCCACGTCATCGTCGCCAACCCCCACGGCATCACCTGTGACGGCTGCGGCTTCATCAACACGCCCAAGGTCACCCTGAGCACCGGCAAGCCGGTGGTGGAGAACGGCCGCCTCGACCGCTACGACGTGGACGGCGGCGCCATCGCCATCGAGGGCGCCGGCCTCAACGCCGGCAACGTCGACCAGTTCGAGCTGATCACCCGCAGCGCGCAGATCAACGCCGAGTTGCACGCCAGGCAACTGGCCCTGGTCACCGGCCGCAACGAGGTGGACGCCGCCACCCTGGCCGCCACCGCCAAGGCCGCCGATGGCAGCGCACAGCCGCAACTGGCCATCGACAGCTCCGCCCTCGGCGGCATGTACGCCGGCGCGATCCGCCTGGTGGGCACCGAGCAGGGCGTGGGCGTGAAGCTGGCCGGCGACATGGCCGCCAGCGGCGGCGACATCCAGATCGACGCCAACGGCAAGCTGACCCTCGCGCGCACCGCCGCCAGCGGCGATATCGCCCTCAAGGCCACCGACATCGACCTGACCCGCGGCGCCTACGCCGGCGGCAAGGCCCGCGTCACCAGCGCCGGCACCGTCGAGGTGAAGGAAAGCCTGGCCGCCGCCGGCGACCTGAACCTGAATGCCGCGCGCATCGACAACCAGGGCCACCTGGAAGCCGGCGTGCGCGCCGACGGCAGTGCCAACACCGCCAGCGTCCTCGACATCCAGGGCGGCACCCTGGCCAACCGTGGCCAGGTGCTGGCCCAGGGCAGCCTGACCACCGACCTCACGACGCTCGACAACCAGGGGGCGCAGCTGGTCGCCGCCGGCTCCGCCCAGGTGAAGGCCCAGACCCTGCACAACCAGGGCGGCCAGCTCATCGGCCGGCAGGACCTGACGGTCGACGGCAGGCAGCTGGACAACAGCGGCGGCACCCTGGCCGCCAACCAGGCGCTGACCGTCACCGTCACCGATGAGGTGAAGAATCTCGGCGACGGCCTGATCCTCTCCAAGGCCGGCGGCCTGACCCTCAGCACCGCCGTGCTGGACAACCAGGGCGGCACCCTCCAGGCCGACAGCGGCGAGCTCAAGGCCACCGCCAGCACCCGCCTGGACAACCGCAGCGGCAAGGTCCTCACCGGCGACGGCACGCTGACCCTCGCAGCCGGTGAACTGCACAACCAGCAGGGCCGCCTCCATGCCCAGGGCGGCGCCCTCAAGGCCACCGTCGACAGCCTCGGCAACGGCCAGGGCCGCATCCAGGGCGACAGCGTCGAGCTCACCAGCAGCACCCGCCTGGACAACGGCCAGGGCCAGATCGTCGCCACCCAGGGCGACCTGGAGATTAAGCGCGGCGAAGTCATCAACGACGGCGGCCAGCTGCTCGCCAAGCAGGCGGTCAAGGTCGACGCCGACAGCCTGCGCAACCAGGGCGGCACCCTCGGCGGCGACAGCGCCAGCCTCAAGCTGGCCGGCAAACTGGCCAACGACGGCGGCCTGATCGAAGCCGGCAAGACCCTGAACCTCGACCTCGGCTCCGCCAGCAACGCCGGCGGCAAGTTGCGCGCCCTCGGCAGCACCGGCAGCAGCACCTTCGCCATCGGTGGTCGCTTCGACAACGACGGCGGCCTGGTGGAAATCGGCAACGCCGGCTTCACCCTCACCAGCGCCAGCCTCAGCAACCAGCAAGGCACCCTGCGCCACGTCGGCACCCAGGGCTTCGCCCTCAGCCTGGCCGATGCCGGGCAGGCCGGCGGCAGCTTCATCACCAACGGCGTGCTCAGCCTCGACGTCGCCGACTGGACCAACAGCAGCCTGCTCCAGGCCCAGCGCCTGGACCTCAAGGTCGGCACCTTCACCCAGACCGCCAGCGGCAAGCTGGTGTCCATCGACGACATCACCGCCAGCGGCGGCGACTGGACCAACGACGGCGCCATCGAAACCGAAGGCAGGCTGCAACTGGCCCTCAGCGGCCGCTACCAGGGCAACGGCAGCCTGAAGAGCCTGGGCGACCTGACCCTCAGCGCCGCCAGCGCCGAACTCGGCCAGGGCGCCCAGCTGCGCAGCGGCGGCAAGGGCGAGTTCCGCCTCGGCAGCAGCCTGGTCAACGCCGGCACCATCAGCACCGTGGGCGACGCCCTGCTGATCGTCGCCAGCCTCGACAACCGCGGCACCCTCGGCGCCGCGCAGAAGCTGCGCATCGAAGCCCCGACCCTGCTCAACCAGGGCCTGGTGTTCAGCGGCGCCGACATGGCCCTGCGCGCCAACAGCCTCACCAACCTCAAGGGCGACCTCTACAGCCTGGGCGCCCTGAGCGCCGCCAGGGATGATGCGAATGGGCAGATGGCGTTGCTGGAGAACCGCTCCGGCGGCATCGAATCCAGCGGCGACATGACCCTGCGCGCCGCCACCCTGACCAACCGCAAGGAGCTGTTCACTCCCGGCAAGACGCTGGTTGCCGGCTCCATCAGCGTGGTCTGCTACGACTGCAGCGGTGACCACCACAACGTCGACTACGTCGCCACCGAGCGCTTCGAAAACTCGGTGCTGGAAGACTCCGCCGCCTCGCGCATCCACAGCGGCGGCAGCCTCGATATCCAGGGCGGCGTCATCGCCAACCGCTACAGCAGCCTGAGCGCCACCGGCAACATCGGCATCCAGGGCACCAGCCTGGAAAACACCGGTGCCGCCAGCGGCATCATCGAGCGTGTACGCCGCTTCAATACCGGCCGCGTCACCGACGGCACCGACGAGCGTTTCCGCGACAACTACATCAACCCCTACAACGCCCAGCCGATGCCCAAGGAGGTACCCAGCGCGCTCTACAGCTGGGCGCTGACCAGCGACATCGAGACCCGCACGCCCACCGGTGTCGGCTCGCCGGCCATCATCCAGGCCGGCGGCAACGTCAGCATCCCGGCCACCCAGCCCATCACCAACGACTCGGTCCTGGCCAACCAGGCGCCCCAGGGCGGCAACGCCCAGAGCCTGGACAGCCAGGTGGGCCTGACCAGCCAACCGCTGGTGGTGCAGCTCAACGCACAGCTGGCGCCGGACCCCAACCAGCAGGCGGTCAACCCGCTGACACTGCCCGGCTTCGGCCTGCCCCAGGGGCAGAACGGCCTGTTCCACGTCAATGAAGGCCCCGGCCATCGCTACCTGGTCGAGACCCGCGCCGAGTTCGCCAACCTCAAGAGCTTCCTCAGCTCCGACTACATGCTGAGCCGCCTCGGCTTCGACGCCGACCAGGCACAGAAGCGCCTGGGTGATGGCCTGTACGAGCAGCGCCTGATCCGCGAAGCGATCGTCGCCCGTACCGGCAAGCGCTTCATCGATGGGCTCGCCTCGGACGAGGCCCAGTTCAAGTACCTGATGGACAACGCCATCGCCAGCAAGGAAGCCCTCAACCTCGCCCCGGGCGTGGGCCTGAGCGCCGAGCAGGTCGCCGCGCTGACCCACGACATCGTGTGGATGCAGGAGCAGGAGGTGAATGGCGAGAAGGTCCTGGTGCCGGTGCTCTACCTGGCCCAGGCCAAGGACCGCCTGGCCCCGAGCGGCGCGCTGATCCAGGGCCGCGACGTGGCGCTGATCAGCGGCACCACCCTCACCAACAGCGGCACCCTGCGGGCCAGCAACAACCTCCAGGCCTCGGCCCTCAACGTCAGCAACAGCGGCCTGATGCAGGCCGGCGAGCGCCTGTCCCTGCTCGCCACCGACAGCATCCGCAATGCACGTGGTGGCCTCATCAACGGCAAGGACGTCAGCGCCATCGCCCTCACCGGCGACATCACCAACGAGCGCACCATCAGCCAGGACGCCCGCAGCGGCAGGAACTTCAGCCAGCTCACCAGCGTGGTGGACAAGGCCGCCGGGATCGAGGCCAGCAACAGCCTGAACCTCTCCGCCGGGAAGGACATCCAGAACATCGGCGGCAGCCTCAAGGCCGGCGGCAACGCCACCCTGAAGGCCGGCAATGACCTGGTCATCGCCTCCGCTGCCGAAGAGAACGGCAGCATGCGCCAGGACAAGCGCCACTTCTGGAGCAACAGCAGTACGACTCAGCATGGCAGTGATGTGCAGATCGGCGGCAACCTGCAGGCCAGTGCCGGGCAGGATCTCGCCGTGATCGCCAGCACCGTCAAGGCGGGGGGCGATGTCAGCCTGGAGGCCGAGCGCGACGTCACCATCGCTGCGGCAGCCGACGAGACCAGCAGCGAATACCGCTACAAGCGCAGCGGCAAGAAGATCAACAAGGAAGACAGCACCATCCGCCAGCAGGCGGCGGTGATCGAAGCGGGCGGCGATCTCGATATCGAGGCGGGCGGCAACCTGCTGGTCAGTGCCAGCAAGCTCAAGGCCGGCGACGAGGCCTACCTGTACGCCGGCGAACAGCTGGCCCTGACCGCAGGGCAGGACAGCGACTACCACCTCTACGACATGAAGAAGAAGGGGGCCTTCGGCGCCAAGAAGACCCAGCGCGACGAAGTGACTGATATCCGTAATGTCGGCACCAGCATCATCACCGGCGGTGACCTCACCCTCGCCAGTGAAGGTGACCAGCTCTACCAGCGCGCCCACCTGGAAAGCGGCGGCAACCTCACCCTCGAAAGCGGTGGTGCCATCACCTTCGAAGCGGTGAAGGACATGCACCAGGAGAGCCATGAGAAGAGCAAGAGCAGCTTCGTGTGGAACTCCATGGAGGGCAAAGGCAAGACCGATGAAACGGTATTGCAGAGCCAGCTGATCGCTCAGGGCGAGATCGCCATCAAGGCTGTCGATGGACTGAAGATCGATATCAAGGAGATCAACCAGCAGAGCGTCAGCCAGACCGTCGATGCGATGGTGGCTGCCGACCCGCAACTGGCCTGGTTAAAGGACGTTGAACAGCGGGGCGATGTTGACTGGCGTCGTGTGAAAGAGATTCACGACTCATTCAAATATAGCCATTCGGGGCTAGGCGGTGGTGCGGCGATCATCATCGCGATCATCGTTGCCTACTTCACTGCAGGTGCTGCTAGTGGGCTCATTGGTAGCGCTGCGGGCGCGACGGCTGGTTCTGGCAGTGCGATGGCGGCTGCGGGTACAGCGGTTGGCTCCGCAGGTGCTGGCTGGGCAAATGTCGCACTTACTTCTGTGGTGACCTCTGCTGCGGGCTCGGCCGCTGTCAGCACAATTAATAACAGAGGGAATCTTGGCGCGGTCGTCAAAGACATCACGTCGAAAGATGCGATGAAAGGGTATGTCGTCACTGGGGTGACGGCAGGTTTGACCGCTGGGGTCTATGACAAGTGGACTAGTACGAATACTGCACCCACTACCACCAATGGTGTTCCCGGAAATACTGGGCTGACGCTGAATAGCGGGCAAGTCTCTGGGGTCGCACTGAATACGTGGTCCGGGGTAGGTAAGTTTGCCGCCAACCAAGCACTGCAGAATGGGACTTCTGCGCTAGTGAACAAGGCACTTGGGCAGGACGTCAGCCTGAACAATGTGTTGCAGAGCACCCTGTCCAGCACTTTCATGGCTGCGGGATTCAAATGGGTGGGTGATTTCAGTGATGCCAATCACCTATCTGAAGGCGGCCTTGCAAAGATCGGCCTACATGCGGTGATGGGTGGGTTGGCTGCAGAAGCTGCAGGAGGCGACTTCAAGACCGGAGCTCTGGCTGCTGGTGCAAACGAAGCCTTGGTCGGCTTGCTGGCTGAGCAGTACTCGCAGATGACCTTGGAGGAGCGAGGCCGCCTGCTGGTAATGAACTCGCAGGTGCTGGGTGTTCTCACAGCGGCAGCGCAGGGCGGGGATGAAAAAGCCATGCAGATTGGTTCTGCCGTGGCTGCGAACTCTACCCAGTACAACTTCCTCGGGCATCAGTCTCGGGAGCTGAGAGATAAGCTCCGGAAAGAGGTTGAACAGAACTCTAGTCTTGACGCTGCTCGGATGCTGATCGCCTTGGAAAAGGCCGATCAGCAAAGCGATGCGTTGCTGAATAAGTATGTGCTTGATCAGAACTCTTTGAGTGCTTCTGAGAGAAATACGCTGGCTGCTTATCTGAAGGTCTATGCCTATGAGCAGATGCAAAAGTACGGTAAGGAGACTGCGAGCCGGTTGGTAAATGCCTTGTTGACGGAAGGCAATCGGATGGTCGATTACGATCGGCTCTATGCAGGACTTTCGTCCGACAAGAGCAAGGAAGCAGAGCTAAGTCGCGAGGATGGCAAGAACTGGTACGAGAAGACCTTCTGGCAGCGCGATACCAGTAAAAACGAAGAGATCTATGCCAAAGCCAATGGCTTATTAAGGGAGCAAGCCGAACGGCAGGGGGAAGCCAATATTGGTCAGCCCGCGTTGTACGTACTGACAGGGCCGCTAGGAGCAGCAATCAGAGCTGCAAGTGTTGTAAATGGTGTTTATCAGCTGGACTACGGCGTAGAGCAGGCACTTGATGGCGATGCTTGGAACGCTGCGGGAAATATCGTCTTTGGTGCGTTGGGTGTCGCTGCTCTTGGATTCCCAGCCAAGCCTGCTGGAGGGGTTAAAGGTACGCCTGAGTGGGCCGCATCTGAGGGGGCGTATAGCGGAGCGCTTTCCGGGGAGTATGCTTCAGGGAAAATTACTGTTAACGGAAAGGTAGTAGGTGGTATCGATGAATTTAGTGTTGGGCCAGACCCAAAAGCAATTGGCTCGTCAGGTGCGAGTGCAGTTTCGGTGGGCGCCTCGAATAAAATTGACCCTAAACACCTCGAGCTTGTAACAGTTCATCCGAATGCGCACTCTATTGCTCGACATGGTGGAAGTGTGACTGATGATCAGTTAATGCATCGGGCGCTAACCGGTGTGGCGCCTGATGGTCACGTGAAGGTGGCTAATGGAAGAACCGTTCTTCCACCAATGTCTTCTGCATTCTATTCCGATCAACTGCTTATAAAAGCAGATCAAGCTGTCCGGAATGATGGGGCTTTGCAGGCAGTAATAGCGCGAAATCCGGGGCAGACTATCGTTACGGTGAAGCCGACTGATGTCGGTGATTTAGGTATTAGTCTCGGGCGTGGCTTTGAGCGAATTGCTGGAAGTAGGTTGAATTCAGATTTGCAAGGTGCTCCGAGAATGGTGGGTGACTTGAGAAGTGTGCAGGCGACCTATGAACTGAATCCCGTTACAAAAAAATGGGAAACAATAACTATATTTCCATCGAGATAG